One Fundidesulfovibrio terrae genomic window carries:
- a CDS encoding PEP-CTERM sorting domain-containing protein yields the protein MKRHAAVFAVLAAIVLSPDLVRATVLTFDIFGSTNASIIPNSYGDRVASPSDATGLYAPGNGFTPNVLTEYRTRAVTAAAPIVDGTSNTIIFGDGSVRFGDGSVRFADGSVRVGDGTTVILADGSVRFVSDGSTGVLGDGTVAFGDGSVRTIPGLAQSGFMRFWSGGFGGLTNIAYPDGFLGNGEVILSADPGFTVLLNSFDLAGTESNRALGLLQIRDGDGNLLWDNLPPTGGALRTIADGTSNTLLFAETPPPLTLRSITDGTSNTIVFGESATGFSTYRPGVRARELHLLFGANGTAGIDNINFDQVATPEPATLALAGIGALAALARRRSRTRT from the coding sequence ATGAAACGCCATGCAGCAGTCTTCGCAGTCCTGGCCGCGATTGTCTTGTCTCCGGACCTGGTCCGGGCCACGGTCCTGACCTTCGACATCTTCGGCTCGACCAACGCAAGCATCATCCCCAACAGCTACGGCGACCGGGTTGCCTCCCCAAGCGACGCCACTGGCCTCTACGCCCCGGGGAACGGCTTCACGCCCAACGTCCTGACCGAATACCGCACCCGCGCCGTGACGGCGGCCGCGCCCATCGTGGACGGCACGTCCAACACCATCATCTTCGGGGACGGTTCGGTGCGCTTCGGGGACGGCTCGGTACGCTTCGCCGACGGTTCGGTGCGCGTGGGCGACGGGACCACCGTCATCCTGGCGGACGGCTCGGTGCGTTTCGTCTCGGACGGATCGACCGGAGTGCTGGGGGACGGCACAGTGGCCTTCGGGGACGGCTCGGTGCGCACCATCCCCGGCCTCGCCCAGAGCGGCTTCATGCGCTTCTGGAGCGGCGGTTTCGGCGGATTGACCAACATCGCCTATCCGGACGGGTTCCTGGGCAACGGGGAGGTGATCCTGTCGGCGGACCCGGGCTTTACGGTGCTGCTCAACTCCTTCGATTTGGCCGGGACCGAGAGCAACCGGGCCTTAGGGCTTCTGCAGATCAGGGACGGCGACGGCAACCTGCTGTGGGACAACCTCCCGCCGACGGGCGGCGCCCTGCGCACCATCGCCGACGGGACCTCCAACACCCTCCTGTTCGCGGAGACCCCGCCGCCGCTGACCCTGCGGTCCATAACCGACGGCACGTCCAACACCATCGTCTTCGGGGAGAGCGCCACCGGGTTCAGCACGTACAGGCCCGGGGTGCGCGCCCGCGAACTGCACCTGCTGTTCGGAGCCAACGGCACGGCGGGAATCGACAACATCAACTTCGACCAGGTGGCCACCCCGGAACCGGCCACCCTGGCCCTGGCCGGGATCGGCGCGCTGGCCGCCCTGGCCCGCAGGCGCTCGCGGACGAGAACCTAG